One window of Trichoderma breve strain T069 chromosome 3, whole genome shotgun sequence genomic DNA carries:
- a CDS encoding ATPase family associated with various cellular activities (AAA) domain-containing protein yields the protein MSMSQPEGQEDLVKVADIRPLPFDASEQRQSSMNESNPQDGVRKNDAAKHHVIPDESALRSSTTDSPQALQDVASPESLGDTNCIVFDKEAADSDTGTIENMSLGDFQIPEESPEPAASTPLEAYQAQLMRIEARGKKPLQMTRQEQPEPDINLLQQKYESRWKLLEEQTKTRLVMARQEQPEPATGSTQPDYELQLRLLEAQNKRRIEMARQEQSKLNTQQPHLEAQSKQSSEMTGQEQPKPAISLAQQDYEQQLRLLEAQNKKRLQMARQEQSPLNIQPPQTQMKMKGSPEPNVMAIMPSTQGNATAGSGNMMATLPPGARYFVPASTSHPSNPVAMDVKIIPNSEAQPTTLSMPPNPPGSQVLDLQRQLRVFKLKNQVLKRQLNESKGLNFAIFHCFIGQEGEETYLGKPYWIKSGDKFQLKAYPPVLYPDAYILYKPLAFVIYRYYSSDISTEDREALQQGHMPEPEPIREVIKLFSDDIIKAVKLFEKEDEEAQKKLSVKKEMSAPYRWWYHYRANRNKISNLPKAERKLIHLLANWIDVNYSELYDRVDDQFKRGVVSAASLPFLVQPGEVLVHKEKRNSEMQVPPEDPDWTFLSVPSPKNSDWSWEVDAWSYVYSGNFYRLMRRLVINLDVATADTEVPILDLDVFPLRFASQELRETLERRGKTFWNSRYGNYVSYYNQNKNEEHAEESYMIDWRAYATKPPLSMPGQRATPKENDLIPEFKVKSRYMQIDLRPSEPDVYLFPRTAIGYHLQRKEWNHLNVDQIQQMPWNEKAFGNIASDVEMKELVQALIATKISAADIAKDWMRKKDDILITVLHGGPGTGKPFTTESIAEIAQGQILQVKCSKPDITAEYLKSMFHDGGRWRALLMFEDAEALLEQRSLDGVPSTTLVSDFLSEVERFDGLIILTSKSAGDLDELLKSRTRLSVHYETSTQQRRAQIWRNFLSQLDPLGEKNIDFDGINTHMDELSEKVISEHQICNAMTTAWQLAQFQGKMMTIDHLRYVNSWADLREGMTLGWLWPGSHELPNYKR from the exons ATGTCCATGTCCCAGCCggaaggacaagaagactTGGTGAAGGTCGCCGATATAAGACCCCTCCCGTTCGATGCATCAGAGCAACGACAGTCCTCTATGAATGAGAGCAACCCTCAAGACGGGGTGAGAAAAAACGATGCAGCAAAGCATCATGTTATCCCTGACGAGTCTGCACTGCGGAGCTCTACCACAGATAGCCCACAAGCCCTTCAAGATGTCGCCTCTCCAGAATCGCTGGGCGATACCAATTGTATAGTGTTTGATAAAGAAGCCGCCGACTCAGACACAGGTACCATCGAAAATATGTCTCTTGGAGACTTTCAGATACCCGAAGAGTCTCCGGAACCTGCAGCCAGCACGCCCCTAGAAGCCTATCAGGCGCAATTGATGCGCATTGAGGCACGAGGGAAAAAACCTCTGCAGATGACTCGTCAAGAACAACCAGAGCCTGATATTAATTTGTTACAACAAAAATATGAGTCGCGATGGAAGCTTCTTGAGGAGCAGACCAAAACCCGCCTTGTCATGGCACGTCAAGAACAGCCGGAACCTGCAACTGGTTCAACCCAACCAGACTATGAGTTGCAATTGAGACTCCTCGAGGCGCAGAACAAGAGGCGCATTGAGATGGCTCGTCAAGAACAATCTAAACTCAATACCCAGCAGCCGCACCTTGAGGCACAAAGCAAACAATCTTCTGAGATGACTGGTCAAGAACAGCCGAAACCTGCAATCAGTTTAGCTCAGCAAGACTACGAGCAACAGCTGAGGCTCCTCGAGGCGCAGAACAAAAAGCGCCTTCAGATGGCTCGTCAAGAACAATCTCCACTCAATATCCAGCCGCCGCAGACtcaaatgaagatgaaggggTCTCCAGAGCCTAATGTTATGGCTATTATGCCCTCAACGCAAGGAAATGCAACCGCGGGTAGCGGAAACATGATGGCAACTCTGCCACCTGGAGCTCGATACTTCGTACCGGCCTCTACATCCCACCCGTCGAATCCAGTGGCTATGGATGTGAAGATTATTCCTAATTCAGAAGCCCAGCCC ACAACCCTATCAATGCCACCAAACCCTCCAGGTTCTCAGGTTCTCGATTTACAAAGGCAACTCAGAGTTTTCAAGCTTAAGAACCAAGTACTTAAACGACAGTTGAACGAATCAAAAGGGCTCAATTTCGCTATATTCCACTGCTTTATCGGacaagaaggggaagagacCTATCTCGGGAAGCCTTACTGGATAAAAAGTGGTGACAAATTCCAGCTCAAGGCCTACCCACCTGTACTTTATCCCGATGCATACATTCTCTACAAACCTCTCGCATTCGTTATTTACAGATATTACTCGTCGGATATATCAACAGAAGACAGAGAAGCCCTACAGCAAGGTCATatgccagagccagagccgaTCCGCGAGGTCATAAAGCTCTTTTCAGACGATATAATAAAAGCAGTAAAGTTATTTGAgaaagaggatgaagaagctcagAAGAAGCTTTCCGTCAAGAAAGAGATGTCAGCGCCGTACCGATGGTGGTACCACTACCGCGCCAATCGAAACAAAATCTCTAATCTACCGAAGGCCGAACGCAAGCTCATCCACCTTTTGGCCAATTGGATTGATGTCAATTACAGTGAGCTATACGACAGAGTTGATGACCAATTCAAGCGCGGCGTGGTCTCCGCCgcatctttgcctttcttGGTCCAGCCTGGAGAGGTTTTGGTTC ataaagagaagagaaattcTGAGATGCAAGTGCCTCCTGAAGATCCGGACTGGACCTTCCTATCGGTACCGTCGCCGAAGAACTCCGACTGGAGTTGGGAGGTTGACGCTTGGTCATACGTGTATAGCGGAAATTTTTATCGGCTGATGAGAAGACTCGTTATAAATCTTGACGTGGCTACAGCTGATACGGAAGTTCCCATTTTGGACTTGGATGTGTTCCCGCTCCGATTTGCCTCACAAGAGTTGCGAGAAACGCTGGAGCGGCGAGGCAAGACCTTCTGGAACAGTCGATATGGCAACTACGTCTCATACTATAACCAAAACAAGAACGAAGAGCATGCT GAAGAGTCTTACATGATAGATTGGCGAGCATACGCAACCAAACCCCCTCTATCGATGCCTGGTCAACGCGCAACACCTAAAGAAAATGACTTGATACCTGAATTCAAGGTGAAATCCCGGTATATGCAGATAGATTTGCGTCCATCAGAGCCTGACGTGTATCTTTTTCCTCGAACTGCCATCGGTTACCATCTACAGCGCAAGGAATGGA ATCACCTGAACGTCGATCAAATCCAGCAGATGCCTTGGAATGAGAAGGCATTTGGTAACATCGCTTCAGACGTCGAGATGAAAGAACTAGTCCAGGCTCTCATAGCAACCAAGATTTCTGCTGCGGATATAGCAAAAGACTGGATGCGTAAGAAAGACGACATCCTCATCACGGTCCTTCATGGAGGCCCAGGAACAGGAAAGCCATTCACGACCGAGAGTATTGCTGAGATAGCACAGGGACAGATCTTGCAGGTGAAATGCAGCAAACCTGACATCACAGCCGAGTATCTGAAGTCAATGTTCCACGATGGCGGACGTTGGCGCGCTTTACTTATGTtcgaagatgcagaggctCTCCTAGAGCAGCGCTCTCTGGATGGCGTGCCATCTACTACGCTCGTCTCGGACTTTTTATCCGAAGTCGAGCGCTTTGATGGTCTTATCATCTTAACTTCAAAGAGTGCTGGTGATCTCGATGAGTTGCTCAAGTCACGCACACGGCTATCTGTACACTACGAAACATCAACTCAGCAACGACGGGCGCAGATCTGGCGCAACTTTTTGAGTCAACTCGACCCCCTAGGCGAAAAGAACATTGACTTTGATGGCATTAATACTCACATGGACGAACTGTCAGAAAAAGTTATAAGCGAGCATCAGATCTGCAATGCCATGACTACCGCCTGGCAGTTGGCTCAGTTCCAAGGCAAAATGATGACCATCGACCACTTGAGATATGTCAATAGCTGGGCTGATCTTCGTGAGGGAATGACTCTCGGCTGGCTCTGGCCTGGCTCTCACGAGTTGCCAAATTACAAGCGGTGA
- a CDS encoding fungal zn(2)-Cys(6) binuclear cluster domain-containing protein yields MHNYVSITPKRSQDNKDSGATSSGVLESKRRRVGVSIACNACRRKKIRCDGQRPVCSACESTQSDCVYRDDSAVSEESQSLLLEAIRLLNELPEDKVLDKLRSLKKEGDASAVLSSLRDKAGTLQPSDPSFEAATMSDAFQSLELGPQYPNAYPATPNLSLETLEEATYQQLVHTTRRGSGTESLQGITQHEAEPEAVPGPPLCDSRLAQLDISNWTSVIISNEYAARAISLYLETDHPLLGFFEPNLFVGSLTAGKTDYCSPMLVNALLYWACLNNAQDPDSGSLALRFCAEAESLWERQRSYDSILNLAAVQFLSLGYLGQGRDHVVLAYLNEASQMAVRMGLFGVGANHKQQQIELMPEPAKTAQLYAAWGSFNWITHMSLFYRQPGLQCPKIPPKLPIPWNPQPDTTGEPENSDNPQVEPDPPYMGGVFPYISWSNRLPPKLSRNDQSPHYVQILHIWLHAAILDLFSPHSTPENVCIASARQLKQLIINYRLNFASSSYSILWHTALTYLANAVLHQPKDENWFFYFLLCVYGYERLRPCWRVTRAISTALLSMALRKGDITSPTARQVLHDINGSNSNGNQLPGDVRATFMMDLDLAKSDPESATVEKMAQDFDQNLLLQQYTNIFDNKQ; encoded by the exons ATGCATAATTACGTATCCATCACCCCTAAACGCTCACAAGACAACAAAGATTCTGGGGCCACCTCCTCGGGGGTACTAGAATCCAAGCGACGTCGTGTTGGTGTTTCAATAGCCTGCAACGCCTGCCGCCGCAAAAAGATCCGG TGCGACGGCCAAAGACCAGTTTGTTCAGCTTGTGAGAGTACACAGAGCGATTGCGTGTACAGGGATGATTCTGCAGTATCGGAAGAGTCTCAATCGCTACTCCTCGAAGCAATTCGCCTGCTGAACGAACTTCCAGAAGACAAAGTCTTGGACAAATTAAGGAGTCTGAAAAAAGAGGGTGACGCTTCTGCTGTTCTCTCTAGTCTGAGAGATAAAGCTGGCACTTTGCAGCCTTCTGATCCTAGCTTCGAAGCGGCGACGATGAGCGATGCATTTCAATCTTTGGAGCTAGGACCTCAGTATCCAAATGCATATCCTGCAACACCAAATCTGAGCCTAGAAACTCTAGAAGAGGCCACGTACCAGCAGCTTGTGCATACAACGAGGAGAGGTTCGGGCACTGAGTCTTTGCAAGGCATAACACAGCACGAAGCAGAGCCCGAAGCAGTACCTGGACCTCCTCTTTGTGACAGTCGTCTCGCCCAATTAGATATAAGCAATTGGACGAGTGTGATAATTAGTAATGAGTATGCTGCTCGTGCAATCTCTCTATATTTGGAAACAGATCACCCCCTCTTGGGATTCTTCGAGCCAAACTTGTTTGTAGGTAGCCTCACGGCGGGCAAGACGGACTACTGTTCCCCAATGCTTGTCAACGCGCTTCTTTATTGGGCATGC CTGAATAATGCTCAAGACCCCGATAGTGGCTCACTGGCACTTCGTTTCTGCGCTGAGGCGGAGTCGCTTTGGGAACGCCAGCGTAGTTATGACTCAATACTGAATTTAGCAGCCGTACAGTTTCTGAGTTTAGGTTACTTGGGCCAGGGTAGAGATCACGTTGTCTTGGCATATCTCAACGAAGCATCCCAGATGGCCGTCCGTATGGGCCTCTTTGGGGTTGGGGCAAatcacaaacaacaacaaatTGAGCTTATGCCAGAACCAGCAAAGACTGCGCAGCTGTACGCGGCTTGGGGATCATTCAACTGGATTAC TCACATGTCTCTATTTTACCGCCAACCAGGTCTGCAATGCCCCAAGATTCCACCTAAACTGCCTATCCCTTGGAATCCCCAACCAGATACAACAGGAGAGCCCGAAAACTCAGACAATCCACAAGTCGAGCCTGATCCCCCGTATATGGGAGGAGTATTCCCTTATATCT CCTGGAGCAACCGCCTACCGCCAAAACTGTCTCGAAACGATCAAAGCCCGCATTATGTACAAATTTTACA CATATGGCTTCATGCCGCAATCCTCGACTTGTTTAG TCCTCATAGCACTCCGGAAAATGTGTGCATCGCATCGGCTCGCCAGCTTAAGCAGCTCATTATCAACTATAGGCTCAACTTTGCCTCATCATCTTATTCGATATTATGGCATACGGCTTTGACTTACTTGGCCAACGCCGTTCTACACCAACCCAAAGACGAAAACTGgttcttttactttttactCTGTGTTTATGGCTACGAACGACTTCGACCGTGTTGGCGTGTTACACGAGCCATCTCGACAGCCCTCCTGTCGATGGCTTTGCGTAAAGGAGATATCACAAGCCCAACCGCGCGGCAAGTTTTGCACGATATCAATGGCAGCAATAGTAATGGAAACCAATTACCAGGAGACGTTAGAGCAACATTCATGATGGACTTGGATTTGGCAAAATCTGATCCTGAATCTGCAACAGTTGAAAAGATGGCGCAGGATTTTGACCAGAATCTTTTGCTTCAGCAGTACACAAATATCTTCGACAATAAACAATAG